From Polaribacter haliotis:
TGTAATTCCTGGAAAAGTTGGGTGTTTTTGTCGTCCGAATTTTCTTGTAATTAAACCCTCTTTTACTGGCCAAGGTAATTTTCCTTTGTTTAGCTCGAATTTTGCGGCTAATGCTTTCGCTTCCGGACTTAATATAAACTCGTTTTTCTTAGAAGATTTTGGTTTATTTTTTACTGTTTTATTTGCTTTTGCAATTTCATCTCTAATAATTTTATCGATTTTTGCAGCCACTTTTTTATCTTCCTGAATTTTAGCTCTTAGATCTCTTTTGTATTTATTTTCTTTCTTTTTAATGGTAGAAATTAGTTTTTCTTGACTCTTTTTATCTAATTCGATAATATTCTTTTGCTCTTTTTCTGCTAATATTAAGGTATCTTTTACTAGCTTTTGTTGCAGTAAAGAATCGTTCATTTTTTTTACAACGTTTGTTTGATCTTCAATTGCTTCTCCCTGCTTTTTTCTGAAAGAGACATATTGTTTCATGTATTCCAAACGTTTGTATGCTTGATAAAAATTTTGTGAAGACAACAAAAACATCGCTCTACTTTGCTGCGATTTGCTTTTGTAAGATTTAAAAATCATGTCTCCATAATCTTTTTTAAGGTCGGAAAGTTGTTTTTCTAACTTGACTAATTCTTTTTGATTTTTTTTAATCTCGTTAGACAATAATTTCGATTCTAAATTAATCGTGTTTATTAATTTTAATCGAACTTGTATTTTCTGGTTGATATCTTTTAGGTTCTCTAAAGCATTTTTTTCTTTTTTCTGCTCTGTAAACAACAAACTATTTACTTGCTGGATTTCTTTTTTCAGTTTTTTACGTTGTTGTTCTAACTCTTTTCTAGTTTGCCCGAAAACTGAAAGACAACTTAAAAAGAATACGAAAAATGCGATATGAAGTTTTCCTTTTATCACTATAACTCTATGCGTTTATACCCATTTGGTATTGAAAAAGAAGTATTTATTTCTGTATTAAATTCCACAGATTTTAAATCGAAATCTATTTGTGTAAACTTCTTTTTATCTTTCGCTTTAATTTTAATTTCTTGTGGAAAAACA
This genomic window contains:
- a CDS encoding murein hydrolase activator EnvC family protein; translated protein: MIKGKLHIAFFVFFLSCLSVFGQTRKELEQQRKKLKKEIQQVNSLLFTEQKKEKNALENLKDINQKIQVRLKLINTINLESKLLSNEIKKNQKELVKLEKQLSDLKKDYGDMIFKSYKSKSQQSRAMFLLSSQNFYQAYKRLEYMKQYVSFRKKQGEAIEDQTNVVKKMNDSLLQQKLVKDTLILAEKEQKNIIELDKKSQEKLISTIKKKENKYKRDLRAKIQEDKKVAAKIDKIIRDEIAKANKTVKNKPKSSKKNEFILSPEAKALAAKFELNKGKLPWPVKEGLITRKFGRQKHPTFPGITINGTGLHIATKNGNNAEAIFSGLVMNILVSSEGRKNVLIRHGNYISSYNNLSKLYVKKGDAIVVGQNIGKIFTDKVSGKTNLIFAIYKNTIPLNPASWILKR